A section of the Solitalea canadensis DSM 3403 genome encodes:
- a CDS encoding DapH/DapD/GlmU-related protein, whose translation MRDIFNTYGLSQLLYLSISLLRTRIFYPKAKLIRFPIDIRGRKYIVIEKGLTTGVGCRLEAYSKNEKVLYLGENVQINDYVHITAMKSVVVGNNVLIASKVYISDCSHGSYSGDEMDSCPESIPRTRPYKTSKVVIEDNVWIGEMVSILPGVTIGRGTIIGANSVVTKDLPPNVIAVGSPAIPIKKYNFINDKWEKITSI comes from the coding sequence ATGAGAGATATTTTTAATACGTATGGTTTGTCTCAGCTTTTGTATCTATCTATTTCTTTGCTAAGAACTAGAATTTTTTACCCCAAGGCTAAACTTATTCGATTTCCAATAGATATTAGAGGACGTAAGTATATAGTTATTGAAAAAGGATTAACAACAGGAGTTGGATGTAGATTAGAAGCCTATTCTAAAAATGAAAAGGTACTATATTTGGGGGAAAATGTGCAAATAAACGATTACGTTCATATAACAGCAATGAAAAGTGTTGTAGTTGGCAACAATGTACTTATCGCAAGCAAAGTATACATATCCGATTGTTCTCACGGTAGTTACTCCGGTGATGAAATGGATAGTTGTCCAGAGTCAATACCGCGAACTAGACCATACAAAACTAGCAAAGTAGTAATAGAAGATAATGTTTGGATAGGTGAAATGGTTTCCATTTTACCTGGTGTTACTATTGGAAGAGGAACTATTATAGGAGCAAATTCTGTTGTTACAAAAGATTTGCCCCCAAATGTAATTGCCGTAGGAAGTCCAGCAATACCAATAAAGAAATATAATTTTATTAATGATAAATGGGAGAAAATAACTAGTATCTAA
- a CDS encoding SDR family NAD(P)-dependent oxidoreductase has translation MDKNILITGGAGFIGSNLALRLIQKGYKVTVLDNLSPQIHGTDPEATSPLYRSIKDKVHFIKGCVTKKNDWESALKGQDIIVHYAAETGTGQSMYEIQKYVDVNINGTAIMLDILANTEHTVKKIVVASSRSIYGEGKYKCAKNGIVYPKHRTSEFMDNGDFEVKYAGSTALLELMATDEESKIHPSSVYGITKQNQEQMIMTVCPTIGISPVAFRYQNVYGPGQSLKNPYTGILSIFSTQIKNGNGINVFEDGKETRDFVFIDDVVNATLLGIEKEEANGEIFNVGTGLPTDVITVANTLVANYGISVPIKISGNYRLGDIRHNYADLTKINNRLGFAPSFTFQQGINKFTEWVNRQEIEADNYSLSIQEMKSRGLYR, from the coding sequence ATGGATAAGAATATTTTAATAACTGGCGGAGCTGGTTTCATAGGCAGTAATTTGGCATTAAGATTAATTCAAAAAGGCTATAAAGTAACAGTATTGGATAATTTATCACCTCAGATACATGGAACTGACCCAGAGGCTACATCTCCTCTTTATAGAAGTATTAAAGATAAAGTTCACTTCATAAAAGGATGTGTGACTAAGAAAAATGATTGGGAAAGTGCTCTAAAGGGACAAGATATTATTGTTCATTATGCTGCTGAAACAGGTACCGGACAATCGATGTATGAGATCCAAAAATATGTCGATGTTAATATTAATGGTACTGCTATTATGTTAGATATTTTAGCCAATACCGAGCACACTGTAAAAAAAATTGTAGTAGCATCTTCACGTTCTATTTACGGTGAGGGTAAATACAAATGTGCAAAAAACGGCATCGTGTACCCTAAACACCGTACCTCAGAGTTTATGGATAATGGCGATTTTGAAGTAAAGTATGCTGGTTCAACAGCCTTACTAGAATTAATGGCAACTGACGAAGAATCCAAAATTCATCCCTCATCAGTTTACGGGATAACAAAGCAGAATCAGGAGCAAATGATCATGACTGTTTGTCCAACAATTGGAATTTCTCCTGTAGCCTTTAGATATCAAAATGTTTATGGCCCAGGTCAATCACTTAAGAATCCTTATACAGGCATATTATCAATATTTTCTACTCAAATCAAAAATGGTAATGGAATTAACGTTTTTGAAGATGGAAAAGAAACTAGAGATTTTGTATTTATTGATGATGTTGTAAATGCTACACTATTAGGCATTGAAAAAGAAGAGGCCAATGGAGAGATTTTTAATGTTGGAACTGGTTTGCCAACAGATGTGATTACGGTAGCAAATACGTTAGTTGCAAACTATGGAATTAGTGTTCCAATAAAAATTAGCGGGAATTATCGTTTGGGCGATATTCGCCATAATTATGCAGATTTAACAAAAATCAATAATAGATTGGGATTTGCCCCTTCGTTCACATTTCAACAAGGAATTAATAAATTTACAGAATGGGTTAATAGGCAGGAAATTGAAGCCGATAATTATTCTCTCTCAATCCAAGAAATGAAATCACGAGGGTTATATCGCTGA
- a CDS encoding MraY family glycosyltransferase, with product MVSFSIPSIIYVAFRKRLFDAPNEDRKIHKKIIPNLGGVAIFTGFLFSTSLFIKSSLLPEAGIVLAAGIILFVVGLKDDLVGMSPVKKLMAQVLAALIIAVLADIRLKSMFGLFGVQDIAYPVSIAITVFTIVAIVNAFNLVDGIDGLAGGIGLVVSITYALLFYLMGDIGWSFMATALGGSLVGFLIYNVSPAKIFMGDTGSLLVGLIASVLSIQLIELSSVHSAKAVDLGIQASPALVLAVLIIPVFDTTRVFTLRILKKQSPFTADRNHLHHRLIDLKLSHTSSALILLGVNITLIFFAISLQRIGTLPLILAIASTVIIANIFLTLLLKYKTSKLPNSKRSTQVKDKPVLKTEKEQFVDSILEKIAKN from the coding sequence GTGGTAAGCTTTTCGATACCATCAATAATCTATGTAGCATTTAGGAAAAGGTTATTTGATGCCCCGAACGAAGATCGTAAGATTCACAAAAAAATAATACCTAATCTCGGCGGTGTTGCCATATTTACCGGTTTTTTATTCTCTACTTCTTTATTTATAAAAAGTTCATTATTACCTGAAGCTGGAATTGTATTGGCTGCAGGAATAATACTCTTTGTAGTTGGTCTAAAAGATGACCTTGTAGGCATGAGCCCTGTTAAAAAATTAATGGCTCAAGTGCTTGCCGCATTAATTATAGCGGTATTAGCAGATATCAGGCTTAAAAGCATGTTTGGTCTGTTTGGAGTGCAAGATATAGCTTATCCGGTTAGTATTGCAATAACAGTTTTTACTATTGTGGCAATAGTAAATGCTTTTAATCTTGTAGATGGCATAGACGGATTAGCAGGTGGAATTGGACTTGTTGTTTCTATCACTTATGCGTTGTTATTTTACTTAATGGGTGATATTGGCTGGTCATTTATGGCAACAGCTTTAGGTGGCTCATTAGTAGGTTTTTTAATATACAATGTTTCTCCTGCGAAAATATTTATGGGAGATACAGGTTCATTATTGGTGGGGCTGATAGCATCTGTTTTAAGTATTCAGTTAATTGAATTAAGCTCTGTACATTCAGCTAAGGCAGTAGATTTGGGAATTCAAGCTTCTCCAGCTTTAGTATTGGCTGTCCTGATAATTCCGGTTTTTGATACTACAAGGGTATTCACATTAAGAATTCTTAAAAAACAGTCTCCTTTTACTGCTGATAGAAACCACCTACACCATCGTTTAATTGATTTAAAACTATCACATACAAGTTCTGCATTAATATTATTAGGAGTAAACATAACGCTGATTTTCTTTGCAATATCATTGCAAAGAATAGGTACGCTTCCATTAATTCTGGCAATAGCTTCTACAGTTATTATTGCAAATATTTTTTTAACCCTGTTGTTAAAATATAAAACTTCCAAACTACCAAACTCAAAACGATCTACTCAGGTTAAGGATAAACCTGTTCTCAAAACAGAAAAAGAACAGTTTGTTGATTCTATTCTGGAAAAAATCGCCAAAAACTAA
- a CDS encoding glycosyltransferase — MKILYLTLESYKSQPILKSQVITLLSHLSNKYSVKDQKIKFFLTTRDQDIIPEINNDKLVHIPLKNDSYFINQFELLKKVSKIAAQVDVIHVRSYLPMLVALLLKLIYKKKVIFDMRGVFPEEMALRKKSRYIFFLFKKLESLYCRYADKLVVVSQNFRKHIEISYSKQSDKVIVIPTFAIGALNSQCSNSAKVMNIKEEVFNEINGKIFVYSGAFEKWQCVEETFDLFEKLERNIEEARFVVFSQHWEQFEDYAKGRNIDISKYYFTYVENKYLNAYIKQCDVGILLRKDNIINQVAAPIKFTDYLSGGLLVMVSDNIGDTSVAVKKYDLGYVLEKLDNVYFDTIVAEVSLTLQQKLINREQKANMALDELSLKNAADRYYSLYLQLA, encoded by the coding sequence GTGAAAATTTTATATTTAACCCTAGAAAGTTATAAAAGTCAACCAATACTAAAGTCTCAAGTAATTACTTTGCTTAGTCATCTTTCAAACAAATATTCTGTTAAGGATCAAAAAATCAAATTTTTCCTTACAACACGAGATCAAGATATAATTCCTGAGATTAATAATGATAAATTAGTTCATATACCACTGAAAAATGACAGTTATTTTATCAATCAGTTCGAATTGCTTAAAAAAGTAAGTAAAATAGCAGCTCAGGTTGATGTCATTCATGTAAGAAGCTATTTACCAATGCTTGTAGCTCTCTTATTAAAGCTCATTTATAAGAAAAAAGTGATTTTTGACATGAGAGGTGTGTTTCCTGAAGAAATGGCTTTAAGAAAAAAGAGTAGGTACATTTTTTTCTTATTTAAAAAACTGGAAAGTCTTTACTGTAGATATGCAGATAAACTTGTTGTTGTATCCCAAAATTTTAGAAAGCATATTGAAATTAGTTATTCAAAGCAAAGCGATAAAGTTATTGTTATTCCAACTTTCGCAATTGGAGCATTAAATTCACAATGCTCGAACTCAGCAAAAGTAATGAATATAAAGGAGGAGGTTTTTAACGAAATTAATGGAAAGATTTTTGTTTATTCTGGTGCTTTTGAAAAATGGCAGTGTGTAGAAGAAACATTTGATCTTTTCGAAAAACTCGAAAGAAATATTGAAGAGGCAAGATTTGTTGTTTTTAGTCAACATTGGGAACAGTTTGAAGATTATGCGAAAGGAAGAAATATTGATATTTCGAAATATTATTTCACCTATGTTGAGAACAAATACCTAAATGCTTATATAAAGCAATGTGATGTAGGAATTTTGCTACGAAAAGATAACATTATAAATCAAGTAGCTGCACCAATTAAGTTTACAGACTATTTGTCTGGGGGATTACTCGTAATGGTATCTGATAATATTGGAGATACCTCTGTAGCTGTTAAAAAATATGATCTCGGATATGTTTTAGAAAAGTTGGATAATGTTTATTTTGATACAATTGTAGCTGAAGTTTCATTGACGCTTCAACAAAAGCTAATTAACAGAGAACAGAAGGCTAATATGGCCTTGGATGAATTGAGTCTTAAGAATGCAGCTGACCGATACTATAGTCTTTATCTTCAGCTAGCTTAG
- a CDS encoding glycosyltransferase: MKTISVCIATYNGERYIQEQLFSILKQLSLVDEIIISDDHSIDNTINLIKSINDSRIRIFQNDSERGYTGNFENAIRKSSGDIIFLSDQDDVWMDGKVEKMLVSLEKSDMVISDAVIVDSELKSVFNSHFELNQTRKGFLINFLKTRYIGACMAFHRKILDKALPFPKNHRLCAHDYWLTVIGEGYYKVVLESTPLIKYRRHSENASTGGGKSPNSIAKRVKVRFYVLYELIKRAF, encoded by the coding sequence ATGAAAACAATTTCTGTTTGTATAGCTACTTACAATGGAGAACGATATATTCAAGAACAGTTATTTTCAATATTAAAACAGTTGTCTTTAGTCGATGAGATCATTATATCGGATGATCATTCAATTGATAACACTATAAACCTCATTAAATCAATTAATGACAGTAGAATTAGAATTTTTCAAAATGACAGTGAAAGAGGGTATACTGGCAATTTTGAAAACGCTATTCGTAAATCATCTGGTGATATAATTTTTTTATCGGATCAGGATGATGTTTGGATGGATGGAAAGGTTGAGAAAATGCTTGTGTCTCTTGAAAAATCAGATATGGTCATTAGTGATGCAGTGATTGTTGATAGCGAATTAAAAAGCGTTTTTAATTCGCATTTTGAATTAAACCAAACTCGGAAAGGATTTTTGATTAATTTTCTGAAAACCAGATATATTGGGGCTTGTATGGCTTTCCATCGGAAGATTTTAGATAAAGCATTGCCATTTCCTAAGAATCATCGTCTATGTGCCCATGATTACTGGTTAACTGTTATTGGGGAGGGTTATTACAAGGTTGTTTTGGAATCTACGCCCTTAATAAAATATAGAAGGCACAGTGAAAATGCGTCTACAGGTGGAGGTAAGAGTCCGAACTCAATTGCAAAGAGGGTAAAAGTTAGGTTTTACGTATTGTATGAACTAATAAAAAGGGCCTTTTAA